One window of Inquilinus sp. KBS0705 genomic DNA carries:
- a CDS encoding T9SS type A sorting domain-containing protein, with amino-acid sequence MISLKAVYKTVICLLISSLFFTYSFATATITTATGGTGISADKSSGSAGAAFTTLGNIVIGSGTNTDFTTGTNVTFVLTAPTNWQFSAGVGSVSRAGNVSAASVVVTANTVTVTYTVTGSSTLNAITISGLQVQGTVKSTIASANITRTSGTGTIAGFTTGTSVGALSQVAGTFTKMQILLPGETASGGSATGKTGTPTSPVAGTAFNVIVNAVDANWNVVTTVTDVAGITSTETNATLPANTALAAGTRTFSVTFRTAGVSRTITASDITTPAIPSNTSPAITASVGAFAKMQILMPGETAAPGTATGKTGTPTARTAGVAFTVTVNAVDASWNLVNTVVQTAGITSNDANAILPANAALVAGTKNFSVTLRTATTTATVTASNITDNTKTANTSPSTIVNVGTFVKLQLILPGETAAPGTTTGKTGTPSAQIAGTALTIRINAVDAAWNVVTSVTDVVGVTSTDVNATLPANIALSSGTITRSFTFKTTGTKTITAKDITTISITANTSPNVTVSAGAFVKLQILLPGETAAPGTATGKTGTPNAQSAGTSFNVTVNAVDANWNRNTTVTQTMGITSTDPLAALPANAALVAGTKTNFAVTLKTPGTATVTASDITDNTKTANTSPSVTVNIGAFVKFLLIMPGESYSAGSATGKTGSPSARTAGVAFTVTVRAVDAAWNTVTSVTDVGKITSSDVNGVLPANAALVSGSQTFSVILKTSGSRTVTATDASDGTKTASTSAATTVNTNTYTQLQILLPGETAAPGTATGATGTANPPARNTAFNIIVNAVDAYYNKVTTVTSTVTITSSDGTAVLPAAAALAAGTRTFSITIKSTSTSPLPTITATQGAITTTVSVPVGVPATVTTDYFRTRDSGNWNDASNWQSSTGGVSWQNATLTPTSAANTITIMPGDTITVTASVTVDQVIISSTGQVNVNSGVTLTIASGVATPFDVSGVLNNAGTITTTGALSFAAGGKYQHNYTTSVGTIPTATWNAASTCEIIGYTSATGTISNTNQSFGNFIYNCPSQNVAISGITFNSAVAASTKNFSVLSTGTGSFRLSGTGGTLTVAGDFNLSGGNLIMNTTSGTMALNVSGNFTMGGGTLQKGTSTASNIAFNGTTTQTYTKTGGTISGAVNFAINSNALVDFGTSVIDGSSGTFTLNSGGTLLTGNDDGLSATGASGSIQTSGTISMSTGANYTYNGDNGQTIGTGLPTTVNNLTIDNSQGATMPATTATYTINGQLSLIGGDLDMGLNSLAVGGSFTNTGTNTLHTQNIGSTPIPASKTWTVDIDYNGPADQTVVPGTYTDLFFTDAGNKVATAGTITVKGNWSSNDGKVDLQTNSATVQFTGTAQLLDDGGSDNGNGVVFKNVTFGNSGTKTLNSGTYNVAGTGVLSMAGTATLAANGNLVMASDSSGNGGIAALPAGTNITGNVNVQTFITGAGTDIYRGTRAMSTPINDAALVNKTYKQMQSYVFITGPGNTANGFDLGGTGIPNAVTLQTYNEPPYTTGIYTPIATINQSATPGKGFYLFFRGDRSDPDGKLNAPFDLPEDVTLTFTGPINKNTITISGLTNTHNAGDPVNGYNFVGNPYASTIDWATILSNSTNLVDQVVTLKAGGGSATYIGGVGNNGGSRYIQTGQGFFVKVLDASNTGSVTFTEGSKVSNTPARLLSVGPENRQATAAVAITKFLRLYLTDNKSKDETTVVFKTGASATSADDAVYFAGNTVSLGSLSSDAKTLAVNFMPDISLVSQLKLSVNATVTSAVKLVFTDITATTGYKLTLKDNYLNKTVTVAKNTSYAFTIDKTIAATYGTERFVLSLTKAEVVLPFQLVSFSLQKTSLGVSLAWQAKHEKANDRFEIERGATTTKFSIIGTVKSLKDTALTKYSFIDTAPLKGANYYRLKQYNQNGTYTYSKTLTYNNTAATPQVVNITAYPNPTVNEINISYNPLGNGSYSVAIYNSLGFKVIKASLKARANVISQNVASLTQGVYLVEITDAATNTFVGRVKFIKN; translated from the coding sequence TTGATCAGCCTGAAAGCTGTATATAAAACGGTTATTTGCCTGCTTATATCCAGTTTATTTTTTACATATAGTTTCGCCACTGCTACCATAACTACAGCAACAGGTGGAACAGGAATTTCTGCCGATAAATCATCGGGCAGTGCCGGCGCTGCGTTTACCACCTTAGGCAATATTGTAATAGGCAGTGGTACTAATACTGATTTTACCACCGGCACCAATGTAACCTTCGTACTCACCGCCCCAACAAACTGGCAATTTTCAGCAGGCGTGGGTAGTGTATCCCGCGCAGGTAACGTATCGGCTGCAAGTGTTGTAGTTACTGCAAATACTGTTACCGTAACTTATACTGTAACAGGGAGCTCCACCTTAAATGCTATCACTATTAGTGGCTTGCAAGTGCAGGGCACAGTTAAAAGCACAATTGCAAGCGCAAATATTACCAGAACATCGGGCACGGGCACTATAGCCGGCTTTACTACCGGTACAAGTGTAGGTGCGCTATCGCAGGTAGCCGGTACATTTACAAAAATGCAAATACTGTTACCCGGCGAAACGGCGTCCGGAGGATCGGCCACAGGTAAAACAGGTACACCAACTTCACCGGTTGCAGGTACCGCCTTTAACGTAATTGTAAACGCTGTTGATGCTAACTGGAATGTTGTAACTACAGTGACCGATGTTGCAGGCATAACCTCAACCGAAACAAATGCCACATTGCCGGCAAATACCGCATTGGCCGCAGGTACCAGAACTTTTAGTGTAACCTTTAGAACAGCGGGCGTATCCCGAACGATCACGGCCAGCGATATAACCACACCGGCTATACCATCTAATACCAGCCCTGCAATTACCGCAAGTGTAGGTGCATTTGCCAAAATGCAAATACTTATGCCAGGTGAAACAGCAGCACCCGGAACAGCAACAGGAAAAACCGGAACACCTACCGCCCGCACCGCAGGTGTAGCATTCACAGTAACGGTAAACGCTGTTGATGCCAGCTGGAACCTTGTAAATACCGTTGTGCAAACAGCAGGAATAACTTCTAACGATGCTAATGCCATACTACCCGCTAATGCCGCGCTTGTGGCAGGTACTAAAAACTTTAGTGTAACTTTAAGAACTGCTACAACCACTGCCACCGTTACAGCCAGTAACATTACCGATAATACAAAAACAGCTAACACAAGCCCGTCAACTATAGTAAATGTTGGCACTTTCGTAAAATTACAACTGATATTGCCCGGCGAAACTGCCGCACCCGGCACAACTACAGGTAAAACCGGCACGCCGTCGGCACAAATAGCAGGTACTGCTTTAACCATCAGGATAAACGCGGTTGATGCTGCCTGGAATGTGGTAACATCGGTAACAGATGTAGTAGGCGTTACCTCTACAGATGTAAATGCTACATTACCTGCAAACATCGCGCTTTCGTCGGGTACTATTACCCGCAGCTTCACCTTTAAAACAACCGGAACAAAAACAATAACGGCAAAAGATATTACCACAATCAGCATTACCGCCAATACCAGCCCAAATGTCACCGTTAGTGCCGGAGCTTTTGTCAAGCTGCAAATATTATTACCGGGTGAAACAGCAGCGCCCGGAACAGCCACGGGTAAAACCGGCACTCCAAACGCACAGTCGGCAGGCACCTCTTTCAACGTAACGGTAAACGCGGTTGATGCTAACTGGAATAGAAATACTACGGTTACCCAAACAATGGGCATAACATCTACCGACCCATTAGCTGCCCTACCTGCAAACGCCGCGCTTGTGGCAGGTACAAAAACAAACTTCGCGGTTACATTAAAAACACCGGGTACTGCCACTGTAACAGCCAGCGATATTACTGATAATACAAAAACAGCCAATACAAGCCCTTCGGTAACTGTTAATATTGGCGCTTTTGTCAAGTTTTTATTAATAATGCCCGGCGAAAGTTATTCTGCCGGGTCGGCTACAGGCAAAACGGGATCACCAAGTGCGCGCACTGCAGGTGTTGCATTTACGGTAACAGTAAGAGCCGTTGATGCTGCCTGGAACACTGTAACCAGCGTTACCGATGTCGGTAAAATAACCAGTTCGGATGTTAACGGCGTATTGCCTGCTAATGCCGCATTAGTATCGGGTTCGCAAACGTTTAGTGTAATACTTAAAACATCAGGCTCCAGAACGGTAACCGCCACAGATGCATCCGACGGTACAAAAACAGCATCTACCAGTGCCGCTACAACGGTAAACACAAATACTTACACCCAACTGCAAATATTACTGCCCGGCGAAACAGCCGCACCGGGTACTGCCACCGGCGCAACGGGTACTGCTAATCCCCCTGCACGTAATACTGCCTTCAACATAATAGTAAATGCTGTTGATGCTTATTACAATAAAGTAACAACCGTAACAAGTACAGTAACCATCACTTCGTCAGACGGTACAGCTGTATTACCAGCCGCTGCTGCACTGGCCGCAGGCACAAGAACTTTTTCAATCACAATTAAAAGTACTTCAACATCGCCGTTACCAACCATAACCGCCACGCAGGGTGCTATTACCACAACGGTAAGCGTACCTGTAGGTGTGCCGGCTACGGTTACTACCGATTACTTTCGTACAAGAGACTCGGGTAACTGGAACGATGCAAGTAACTGGCAAAGTTCTACAGGTGGTGTATCTTGGCAAAACGCGACGCTTACGCCAACATCTGCGGCAAATACTATAACCATTATGCCCGGCGATACTATTACAGTTACAGCCAGCGTAACAGTAGACCAGGTAATAATAAGCAGCACAGGGCAGGTAAATGTAAATAGTGGCGTAACACTTACCATTGCCAGCGGGGTAGCTACACCATTTGACGTAAGCGGCGTTTTAAATAATGCCGGCACCATAACTACCACCGGCGCGCTTTCTTTTGCAGCAGGCGGTAAATATCAGCATAACTATACCACAAGCGTAGGTACCATACCTACCGCTACCTGGAATGCTGCATCTACCTGCGAAATAATTGGGTACACCAGCGCAACCGGGACCATTTCAAACACTAACCAGTCATTTGGCAACTTTATTTACAATTGCCCGTCGCAAAACGTTGCAATTAGTGGTATTACATTTAATTCCGCTGTTGCAGCATCAACCAAGAACTTTTCCGTATTATCAACCGGCACCGGAAGCTTTAGATTGAGTGGCACCGGTGGTACATTAACAGTCGCAGGGGATTTTAACTTGTCTGGCGGTAACCTGATAATGAATACCACAAGCGGAACTATGGCGCTTAATGTCTCGGGCAATTTTACCATGGGGGGCGGAACCTTACAAAAAGGTACTTCAACAGCGTCCAACATCGCATTTAACGGTACTACAACGCAAACCTACACCAAAACCGGCGGAACCATTTCGGGGGCGGTAAACTTTGCAATTAACAGTAATGCACTTGTTGATTTTGGCACATCTGTAATAGATGGATCAAGCGGCACATTTACCTTAAACAGTGGCGGCACCTTACTAACCGGTAATGATGACGGCTTATCAGCAACAGGTGCATCGGGCAGTATACAAACCAGCGGAACCATAAGCATGAGCACGGGGGCTAACTATACTTATAATGGCGATAACGGGCAAACTATTGGTACCGGCCTGCCCACAACCGTAAACAATTTAACTATTGATAACTCACAGGGTGCAACGATGCCGGCCACTACAGCTACCTATACTATAAATGGGCAGTTATCACTTATTGGCGGCGATCTGGACATGGGCCTTAATAGCCTGGCTGTTGGCGGTAGCTTTACAAATACAGGCACTAACACTCTGCATACCCAAAACATCGGAAGCACCCCTATCCCTGCCTCAAAAACATGGACTGTTGATATAGATTACAATGGCCCTGCCGACCAAACCGTTGTGCCGGGTACTTATACAGATCTGTTTTTTACAGATGCCGGTAATAAAGTTGCTACAGCAGGAACCATAACTGTTAAGGGTAACTGGTCGTCTAACGATGGTAAGGTAGATTTGCAAACCAACAGTGCTACCGTACAATTTACAGGCACTGCACAATTATTAGACGACGGCGGAAGCGATAACGGCAATGGTGTGGTTTTTAAAAATGTAACCTTTGGCAACAGCGGTACAAAAACATTAAATAGCGGTACGTACAATGTAGCAGGTACAGGCGTGCTTAGCATGGCCGGCACAGCCACATTAGCTGCAAACGGCAACCTGGTTATGGCATCAGACTCCAGCGGGAACGGCGGTATAGCTGCATTGCCTGCAGGTACAAATATTACCGGCAATGTTAATGTACAAACGTTTATTACAGGTGCCGGTACCGATATCTATCGTGGTACCCGTGCAATGTCTACACCAATAAATGATGCTGCGCTGGTTAATAAAACATACAAGCAAATGCAGAGCTATGTGTTTATAACCGGGCCGGGTAATACGGCTAATGGTTTTGATTTAGGCGGTACAGGCATACCTAATGCGGTAACATTGCAAACCTATAACGAGCCACCCTACACTACGGGCATTTATACGCCAATAGCTACTATCAATCAATCAGCAACACCGGGCAAGGGTTTTTACTTGTTTTTTAGAGGTGACCGCAGCGACCCTGACGGTAAACTTAATGCGCCATTTGACCTGCCTGAAGATGTTACCCTTACTTTTACAGGGCCTATCAATAAAAACACTATAACCATAAGCGGTTTAACCAATACCCATAACGCCGGCGATCCTGTAAACGGTTACAATTTTGTGGGTAACCCCTACGCGTCGACTATAGATTGGGCAACCATATTGAGCAACTCTACCAACCTGGTAGACCAGGTGGTAACTTTAAAAGCAGGTGGTGGTTCGGCCACATACATTGGGGGCGTTGGTAATAATGGCGGCTCGCGCTACATACAAACCGGGCAGGGCTTCTTTGTAAAAGTACTTGATGCCAGTAACACCGGCAGTGTAACCTTTACCGAAGGCAGCAAAGTTAGCAATACCCCGGCCAGGCTTTTAAGCGTAGGCCCCGAAAATAGGCAGGCTACCGCGGCAGTTGCCATAACCAAGTTTTTACGCCTGTATTTAACCGACAATAAATCGAAGGACGAGACTACCGTTGTATTTAAAACAGGCGCATCGGCAACATCGGCAGATGATGCCGTTTATTTCGCAGGAAATACAGTTAGCCTGGGTTCGCTATCAAGCGATGCTAAAACCCTTGCGGTTAACTTTATGCCAGATATAAGCCTGGTAAGCCAGTTAAAACTATCAGTTAACGCTACAGTTACAAGCGCGGTAAAATTGGTATTTACAGATATAACCGCAACTACCGGCTACAAGCTAACGCTAAAAGATAATTACCTTAATAAAACGGTTACCGTTGCAAAAAATACAAGCTATGCCTTTACTATTGATAAAACCATAGCTGCAACCTACGGCACCGAGCGATTTGTACTTAGCCTTACCAAAGCCGAGGTGGTGTTACCTTTTCAGCTGGTTAGCTTTTCATTGCAAAAAACAAGCCTTGGCGTTAGCCTTGCATGGCAAGCCAAACACGAGAAAGCTAATGATAGGTTTGAGATTGAACGTGGCGCAACAACAACTAAATTTAGCATTATAGGCACAGTTAAAAGCCTTAAGGATACTGCTTTAACTAAATATAGCTTTATAGATACGGCACCGCTAAAAGGAGCTAACTATTACCGTTTAAAACAATATAACCAAAATGGTACCTATACTTATTCTAAAACATTAACGTATAATAATACCGCTGCAACACCCCAGGTGGTTAATATAACTGCATACCCCAACCCTACTGTAAACGAGATAAATATAAGCTATAACCCTTTGGGTAATGGCTCATATTCGGTTGCTATATATAATAGCCTTGGTTTTAAAGTAATAAAGGCCTCGTTAAAAGCAAGGGCTAATGTTATAAGCCAAAATGTAGCATCGTTAACGCAAGGGGTTTATTTGGTAGAGATAACTGATGCAGCAACCAACACATTTGTAGGACGCGTAAAATTCATAAAAAACTAA
- a CDS encoding efflux RND transporter periplasmic adaptor subunit, whose translation MIFLKHARLCVTNKAPGILIAIALTAGLSSCGNKNKQAANGTQANQVLEYKVLELPAHDATLNVDYPASIQGQQNIEIRPKVDGYVEKIFVDEGSIVTKGQLLFKISAPQYEQEVRTAEAGIRTAEADLALAKMQVNKVKPLVQKDIISKYELESAEYAQQSKAAALAQAKASLANARVNLGYTTITSPVNGVIGALPYKLGSLVSGSTTEPLTTVYNTANVYAYFALNEKQLLNFSRDSTGNTSLKAKISKLPNVSLILADGTVYEHTGRVETVNGLINTATGAANVRAGFINPRGLIRSGSSASVRIPKVVKGAILVPQAATYELQDKRFVYVVDSQNKIKNIAIKVMDNTAGQFYVVTEGLKAGDKIILESSGNLQDGTTIKPNLVSAASVYGDLK comes from the coding sequence ATGATTTTTCTAAAACACGCCCGTTTGTGCGTAACTAATAAAGCCCCCGGTATTTTAATTGCAATTGCATTAACGGCCGGCTTATCCTCATGTGGTAATAAAAACAAACAAGCGGCTAACGGCACACAAGCCAACCAGGTGCTGGAATATAAAGTGCTTGAACTACCCGCGCACGACGCCACTTTAAATGTAGATTACCCGGCAAGTATCCAGGGTCAGCAGAATATCGAGATCAGGCCTAAAGTTGATGGTTATGTAGAAAAAATATTTGTTGATGAAGGCTCGATCGTAACCAAGGGTCAGTTGCTTTTTAAAATAAGCGCCCCGCAATACGAGCAGGAGGTGCGTACTGCCGAAGCAGGTATACGCACCGCCGAGGCCGACCTTGCCCTTGCCAAAATGCAGGTTAATAAGGTAAAGCCATTGGTGCAAAAAGATATTATCAGTAAATACGAATTGGAGTCGGCCGAGTACGCACAGCAATCAAAAGCAGCTGCCCTGGCGCAGGCAAAGGCAAGCCTTGCAAACGCGAGGGTTAACCTGGGTTATACTACTATTACCAGCCCGGTAAACGGTGTAATAGGTGCCTTGCCCTATAAACTGGGTAGCCTGGTAAGCGGCAGCACAACCGAGCCCTTAACAACAGTATATAACACAGCTAATGTTTACGCTTACTTTGCCCTTAACGAAAAACAACTGCTTAATTTTAGCCGCGATAGTACCGGCAACACATCCCTAAAAGCAAAGATAAGTAAGCTGCCTAATGTATCGCTTATACTGGCAGATGGTACAGTTTACGAGCATACCGGCCGCGTAGAAACGGTTAACGGTTTAATAAATACAGCAACGGGCGCTGCTAATGTACGTGCCGGCTTTATTAACCCGCGCGGGTTAATACGCAGCGGCAGCAGTGCATCGGTAAGGATACCCAAAGTGGTAAAGGGTGCTATTTTAGTGCCGCAAGCCGCTACTTATGAGTTGCAGGACAAGCGTTTTGTTTATGTGGTGGATAGCCAGAATAAAATAAAAAATATAGCCATTAAAGTGATGGATAATACCGCCGGCCAGTTTTATGTAGTAACCGAAGGCTTAAAAGCAGGGGATAAAATTATACTGGAAAGTTCGGGTAATTTGCAGGACGGTACCACCATTAAACCAAACCTGGTTAGCGCGGCTTCTGTTTACGGCGACCTTAAATAA